In Thermotomaculum hydrothermale, a single genomic region encodes these proteins:
- a CDS encoding LptF/LptG family permease gives MKILELYILKKLFVTFVAAEIVYSLIFFIQNLFILSSLIVEKHSPIYESLLLILYMLPKTIAYTIPFSVIFSGLFVTFKMASTSELVAINSSGIELKTQQKPYVVFAFFITLLYAFMVFYLLPFSKQKRDNLINKINIRSVIYSLNSGEFNKISDSFYIYAQKTQKNIFENVIAFNYINFNDFKIIFSKKAMLNLNEKKLSLALKFFNGKEYLFSSKKTDNISESTFGKKILVVSINPDLLIKKDSEKAARDKFTLKKLVYFLKNKDKIAISIFLKRLLMILFVFISPLLGFYIGFTLKRGAVISGAIVYGFIISFFYVILLNIFVNLLQHNIFVGSILIFALLLTLVYFTFVNKEKIEKPLVVKERKSVVDFLKNKMRRIQYLFENSFIRKIEEKELVSIKFPLLIRYVVLNFLKTFLLFFVILQGVYLLTITLKIIVNLFKYKGNILSGLKFILYSTLAVYPLIIPFSFLIAALFYFISLEDNNEITAIKASGISIYSIIVPIGYISLIFSIVLLFFTTLFSPLSSKKSSILYSEINARKKSIIVKKLKLKNSSVIRSLTNKNGFYWCDYYDFQNGEFINFISLNIDFSDGNLKEIYKAEKIFVKNDTVKGKKNDMLISRNANGTYLTLKNPDKVVIWDNLSYFKEIEPSPEEMTQFELRKYISRKKAIGIKPYKFITNYYYRLASAFSPLILLLFGLPLALGGEGRKKKPITGVGLGLVLVIIYYIITSLSLSFGAKHYLPSFFAAWLTNLLFALTGLYLFTKIKT, from the coding sequence ATGAAAATTCTTGAGCTATACATTTTAAAAAAATTATTTGTAACTTTTGTTGCGGCTGAAATTGTTTACTCCCTGATATTTTTCATTCAAAACCTTTTTATACTATCAAGTCTTATAGTGGAAAAACACTCCCCGATATATGAAAGTCTTCTTCTAATATTGTATATGCTTCCAAAAACTATAGCGTATACTATCCCCTTTTCAGTTATTTTTTCAGGCCTTTTTGTTACCTTTAAAATGGCCTCCACGTCTGAATTGGTTGCTATTAATTCATCCGGGATAGAATTAAAGACACAGCAAAAGCCTTATGTTGTCTTTGCCTTTTTTATTACGTTGCTTTATGCATTTATGGTTTTTTATTTGTTGCCGTTTTCCAAACAAAAAAGGGATAATTTGATAAACAAGATTAACATAAGGTCTGTGATTTATTCTTTAAACTCAGGGGAATTTAATAAGATTTCCGATTCTTTTTATATCTATGCACAAAAAACACAGAAAAACATCTTTGAAAATGTAATCGCTTTTAACTATATTAATTTTAATGACTTTAAAATTATTTTCAGTAAAAAAGCGATGCTAAATTTAAATGAGAAAAAACTTTCTCTTGCATTAAAATTCTTTAATGGCAAAGAGTATTTGTTCAGTTCTAAAAAAACTGACAATATTTCCGAATCAACCTTTGGTAAGAAGATTCTGGTTGTGTCAATAAACCCTGATTTATTAATAAAAAAGGATTCAGAAAAAGCAGCCAGGGATAAATTTACTTTAAAAAAATTAGTTTATTTTTTGAAAAATAAGGACAAAATTGCTATTTCAATTTTTTTAAAGCGCTTGTTGATGATTTTGTTTGTTTTTATTTCTCCTTTGCTGGGGTTTTACATAGGGTTTACTTTAAAAAGAGGAGCAGTAATCTCAGGAGCAATTGTCTATGGTTTTATAATCTCTTTTTTTTATGTGATTCTTTTAAATATTTTTGTGAATTTGCTCCAACATAATATTTTTGTAGGTTCCATTCTTATTTTTGCCCTACTCTTAACTCTTGTTTATTTCACATTTGTAAATAAAGAAAAGATAGAAAAGCCACTTGTTGTTAAGGAAAGAAAAAGCGTTGTTGATTTTTTAAAAAACAAAATGAGAAGGATTCAATATTTATTTGAAAATAGTTTTATAAGAAAAATTGAAGAAAAAGAACTTGTTTCAATAAAATTTCCCCTTTTAATAAGGTATGTTGTTTTAAATTTTCTTAAAACTTTTTTGTTATTTTTTGTTATTTTGCAGGGGGTATATCTTTTAACCATCACTTTAAAAATAATAGTTAATTTATTTAAATATAAGGGTAATATTTTGTCAGGATTAAAATTTATCCTCTACTCTACCCTTGCTGTTTACCCTTTAATTATCCCATTTTCTTTTTTAATTGCTGCTTTGTTTTATTTCATATCTCTTGAAGATAATAATGAAATAACTGCTATCAAGGCATCAGGTATTAGTATTTATTCTATTATAGTACCAATCGGGTATATTTCTCTTATTTTCTCTATTGTACTCTTATTTTTTACTACTCTTTTTTCTCCTCTTTCATCCAAAAAAAGCTCTATACTTTACTCTGAAATAAATGCTAGAAAGAAAAGCATTATTGTTAAAAAACTTAAATTAAAAAATTCTTCTGTTATTCGAAGCTTAACCAACAAAAACGGGTTTTATTGGTGTGATTACTATGATTTTCAAAATGGGGAATTTATTAATTTTATAAGTCTAAATATTGATTTTTCTGATGGTAATTTAAAGGAAATATATAAAGCTGAAAAAATTTTTGTTAAAAATGATACAGTCAAAGGCAAAAAAAATGATATGCTAATTTCCAGAAACGCCAATGGAACTTATTTAACATTAAAAAACCCTGATAAAGTAGTTATCTGGGATAATCTTTCATACTTTAAAGAAATTGAGCCATCTCCTGAAGAGATGACACAGTTTGAATTAAGAAAGTATATTAGCAGGAAAAAGGCAATTGGAATTAAGCCATATAAATTTATTACAAATTATTACTATAGACTTGCATCTGCTTTTTCCCCTTTAATTTTACTTTTATTTGGACTACCTTTAGCATTGGGAGGAGAAGGAAGAAAAAAGAAACCTATAACAGGGGTAGGATTAGGCCTTGTTCTCGTTATTATTTACTACATTATAACTTCTTTATCATTAAGCTTTGGGGCAAAACACTACCTTCCATCTTTTTTTGCAGCATGGCTTACCAACCTACTTTTTGCTTTAACAGGCCTATATCTTTTTACAAAAATTAAAACTTAG